The genomic window attaaattatatttgttagtaAGCGTGTCACCGCCACAAACTGGCTGTCAATAATGCCAACCTAAATCTCTACAGTCGTCCTCTTTGTCCGGCATGATTGATGGATCACACTGGTTTGCCCAACGTTGGGCAATCTCCGCCAATTCACTGGACCATGTCTGGAAAAGAACGGAAGTCTTTATACTTCTGATAAAAATGTCGATCCTAGTACAGAAAATGACCGGAATTGGTTTTCCTATGAGATCGACAGTTTTAACAACAAATCATGTGGATATTTCTGCAcaattcaaaagaaaattatatacttatatatgtattataaatatatcatcTTATCCCacttaattgaattaaattttatacgaAGAAAAACTgaacaaatttttttgaaCGCTTGACAATTCGTACAACtagactatatatatatatgctttTCATAGTAAAAGTTCTAAATACTGTTGTATTACTACAATTCAACAGTAACAACTTTACTAACTGTACGGCTACACGACTAACTACTGTTACTAATTATGACAAGACCTAACAAATTACGAAATAAGTTATTTAGGTACAATGTGAACGTACAATTTTCTTCATATTTGCGGCTTGAGGAAACCCTCTCAAATATCCCATCGCAACATAATTTCTCTTTTCATTTATTCTGTCTACAATATCCTTGATATCATTGTCTGTGAGATTGTGTTCAAATCCCGTACACCTGTGATGTGGTCTTGAAACCTAGCGATTTTATATTTGCAATCAGTCTCTCACGAACCTGACTGTGAACGCCCTAACCTCAGAAACTACTGGTTCTAATTGAAGGAATCTTTTTGTGTTGGATAGTCGAAATTCACGTGAGTGAAACTTAATCTTTAGTGAAGGAATTATTTGACTTACTCTAATAGATACAAAGAACTAGTCAGAAAtgatagatttaatttaatttaccacTACATTTTGATTTGACGTTTACGCAACAATGTGATTATTGCTCAGTAATATACACTAGGCGTTTTACTTTAGTTTCAGTATATTCAATATACAAATATGATTatgttttacttataaaaaaaatcacttttaaGGAAATATATGATGAATTCTGTctgaaacttttttgtatcCAAACGATTTAGTGACAAATATTTGGGAccaaaaaattgaattttgaaataatttaaacagttTAGTTAGTAATCAAACCACTTACTGTATATTTGCACATTGTATGATTTAAACATATCTTACAGTATTTATTACTCGATACTAGAACAGCGCACAAAATAATAAcgcacaatttaaatttaaacataacaataacATACAAGTGAAACacaaaaaacaaatcaaagccttatagatttttatatatatgttccgtcataaaacattaaaatgtaaaatttagttttggttatgtttattgtgtttttcattataattttaattcaaattaattataaatccaCGACCGCTGCGGTGTACAATTATGGATATCAGGGAGAACCTAATTATAatggtaattaaatattatcaaatattgttatttttatacttaaaccACTAAAGCGATTTCAATTAAGTTGCATACATACACTTCGAAAAtcaaagttaatttatttgtaactatttttcgaaataaatatttagtgtCACATTGTTTCAGTTCCAACAAAGTCAAATATGAACACAGCAACATTACcttcgaaaatattatttgaagttTCCAAGCTCCGAGTCAATAGCAATTTGAAAGATTTAAAGGCAAATATTTTCGATAAAATGCTGTCAGATGAAATGCTATCAATAAAGCAACAAATATTTGAAAGAAATTCGACACCGTCCACAGTACAAATTAGCAGCAAACGATATGTTCCTACACCAATACTCGAACTACAACAGCGATGGCCGATAGATAGAATACAATCTAACAAGGAAAAGAAGTTAGATTTTGAAAAGCACATGAAAAGAATAGACGAAATTGCAGACACAGAAGAAAGTAACGAACAAGAAGTGTCTAAATGTAAATCAAATTGTACAAGTGAGAGAGTACTCGAGCTACGAAGTCTTTCcgataaattacataaaatagaCATACCCACTAAATATCCACGTTTATCGAAGCAATGCACATGCACGAACGGTGCCGAGCACTCTCATACATCTGTACATAAGCATACCAAGCACACTCTAGGTTTCAAAAAACCAGAAGAACAAAATTCTAGGAATCCTAATGAATGCACCAGATCCACTTCAACAGTCCCTCCAATAACATATCCTTTTTATATTACGTATTCACCCTACTTTGTTGGAACCGTAGCAGACTATACAAACTTTTACTATCATCCGGATGCAATaagtgatttaaaaatacccAAACatcataaaaatagaaaacacAAAAAGCCTGCATCCGAAGAAATTGATAATAGTTTAGAGAACGACAGGGATTATGTTTATGACGAATATGATGAATATACCAAAAGTACAAGAAGACACAGAGATAAAACGAAACCTGATGATAACTTTAACATTATCGTTCATCCTACAAATGAACCAGatagtttaaataatagagaAAAATTTCAGGTCGTAGATAAAGATAAATTCGTCGAAGAAATAGTAGAAgatttgaaaatgtattataacGAAGCAGTCATTAAAGATTGTTATTGTTCATCGACtacatttaaaataggtttacaaataattatatttgtttatctattgcaatttttaatataatcataTAACTTTAAAACAGTTGGTTTTAttgatactaatattatttatagtgaGGATATACTTATATTATCTTTGTATGCTTCTAACAAATTAACTACAtaatggaaaaataaaaaattgagttACATAGGCGACGTGTaattccaaaatattttataaaataaatgtccaACAGTGCAAGGCCAGAACATGCCGTTAGCTATTAATAACTATACGtatgtacttaaaaaaataataaaaattgttaagattaataattatctttaaaaatgtataacagTGACATCtaaagggtatttcaacaagaagtttgtttttcaattgtggcaacaccgagaacgtgatagttttgacatttagtttttggcggtattcgtagcaggtgctttggcaattattacaatgaattcaatttcgctcgaaaatcgcattaaaataattcaaatccactataaaaatggtggttctgttaaagttacatttcgtaaaattcgtgatattttcggccagcataatcgtccttctgagaccgctgttaagaatttggtcgcgaaatttgagtcgacaggctcggtacaaaatgtgccaacaccaacacgtgttcgaccgggtcgttcaacagaaaacatcgccgccgtgagccacagtgttgaagaagatcaaaatttgtcaatttcacgacgttctcaacaattggggttatccaaaagcacaacatggcgaattttgcgaaaggatttggctttgaagccttacaagattcaactggtgcaggaattaaagctgatcgaccattcaaatcgccgcagattcgctcagttcattcaggaacaacctgctggtttttctgaaaaaatcattttttcagacgaagcccattttcatttgtcagggtacgtcaacaagcaaaattgtcgcatttgggcttctgaaaatcctaaagcaattattgagaaggctttgcatactcaacgtgttactgtgtggtgcactatgtggtctggaggcgtgattgggccgttttttttcgaagatgaggctggaaatgcggtaacagtcaatggatcacggtatcgcgagatgttaaccactaaattttggcctattattgatgacatggatatcactgaaatgtggtttcaacaggacggtgccacatgtcacacagccaatgaaacgatcaattgattgcaaaccaaatttcccgagcgcataatttcgcgaaattcagctgttaagtggccagccagatcgtgtgatttaacaccactggattattttttgtggggctatgttaaagacagagtctatacggagccaatcgaatcgattgcagccttaaaactcaaaatccgtgatgtcattaacgaaatagaccctccattttgccaaaaagtgattaaaaattttgatgaaagaatcaacatctgtcagcgtggtcgtggtggacatttgccagatatcatttttcattcataattgccaaacttttctctttgtaatacaataaaaattttattcattttcctctaaattctttgttttattttgttttagaaaacaaagttcttgttgaaaaaccctttagtaagtaatgttttttggTTGATTAGTTTACGCAGCTGTCAATGTCAAATCTAAGCATGCTTACAAACaattgacattttaaaataagttttacttTGTTTTCGGTTGGAACTTGGAATCATACTCGCCGTTTCAATTTGCATAAAGTTTCATAAGAGTTCTCGTGTTGGTATGGGGttaagtttgttattattaggTGAAAAagattcattaaatattcgtaaagtactttataaataaacaacatacTTTTTTATCGCTATGGAAGGATCACACATTAACAACTTCgcattatcatttaaaaacaatcgGGTGAGTCCtagtttctttaataaaatatttgaataaacttATATGATATACTAATAACTTTaactatctatataatatttttgatataggtatttactatttacaaTTTGAGTAACAGTCTCAAGTTCACTCTTAAGAATCTTGtgattcttaaaaaataatcaatttcctctaaatatgtttaatttcttagtttcatttaaatttataatttttgaaaaatcaCATTGTTTTAAAGTTTCATTAGTAAAACTTACTTAAagtaaattcttaaaagaacCAGCATAGTGTTTATGGATACTAATAATGTagtataattcttatttgttattcgtctctttatatatttacagaaattatatacctactttatattaattaattattaatttacttatttaagtaTCAAGATGATTACTGTCTAACTACATTGACATAAAAGTGTTATCAGCTTAGCAGCAACTTAGCACCGCAATATGTCCAACAACAGATTTCTTTCTGTACATACTAAAAACCTATCAGcgtaatacaaaaatgtatattgatttattcatataagtcACCCTAAAGAAAACagaattattgaaaaacaCTAATGGTAAATTAAAGAGATTGTATacacatttttgaaaaatactGTGATATAAAACTAACAAATAGAACAATTAGCTTACTATCAACAGAAATGTGTGagttaaattgatttaaagtTATGATTATAGAGGTTTGTTTTCTCCGCAAATTTACTTTGAATATGATACTGCAGCCAGGATGTGCCcagatatttttaatctagGGCGGAGGGATAATACAACAGCAGGCTATAATTTAGTCTGGTCGGTTACCATTCTCAATATCTGTGGCCCTTTAAGCATagtcttaatttttaattctaatgATGCCTTTGTTGTTGGtcatagttttatatttatgtatttctttttaaaccagCCGCCATACTGTTATCTCATTATAAAACCTcgctgtttttttattaaattatggaCTTACAATGTCTATGTTGGTTTATTTGCATCAGTACATGATATCCGCGTCGTttgttatacaaataataaaatgtttgtgtTGTTTTCACTAATATTCTCTTACATAAGGAATATTTTTGTTGAGAATCAGAtagcaatatttaatatgagtattttattatttactgtgCTTGAAAGTTATCTTTGTCCATtagctataataaaattaatggttATAATAAGTAACTGGAGTATGTTGAAAAGATTTAAAAGGccacaatatacatataaacatacatacattttgcAGTTGAAAACTTTTAGTATTAGTGATAATGTGTGCCGGATCTCATTCGTTAGTATTGTGATGGAGGGGCGgggaaatatacaatattatcagGTAAAGACTATTTAACTACTTACAGCCATACTCAGAATAGCTCATTAAATTGAATGtatattaactaattttaattattattatctaaagAATGCTGCAATGTAGGtaagaaatttaatgacgtatctaattaattaataaggcAATAAAAGACCTTTAGGATATACGGAGAATGTAtgtcaattaatttaaatgatcctaatccttgggattgttttgctccagttcaaataatttgtatgactcaaaacttagcgattaaaacgagtggcggagagttccTTGCCAGTTCTTGCCCGCtatacgcccttgacttgcgaactggtagtaaatgtaaatttagaatcaatttataatattttctgttgacgttcataagtgtactttttGAAtgatgaataaagttattttgtgtttgagtTTTGCgtttaaaatgtgtttattcattgtttaaataaaaaaatgtatctcTTTTTATCTCAaacaatataaagaaaacataattatGGATAATGAAAGGAAATCCTTATTTACTGTCGTCATCAATCGGCTTAATAGGATTATATCTAAATACATCTCTTTAATGAGATTATTGTGTTCTATTCAACTCTCCGAGataaaagcctttttacaAGGCGTGACGATTCTCCCAGGTAATGTCGTGAAATGTGTAAGGAAATCGATGATAGATGGAACAGTTTTTCACGTAAATGCCAACGTCAAATGGATCTAAAAGATTATTTTGGTTATAGATAATGCCAATGATTGAATGAATGAACGAGATAGtggtaaataaaaagaaattgaaaaacttGTATTTATCTGAAGACTACCCGAAAGAAATATTGGACATGAGAAAGAAACTACAACCAAAAGTGGAAGAGGAAAGGAAGAAGGGCAATTACGCATACATAAACTACGACAAGCTAATTATTAAACAGGGCAAACCAGGTAACGAAAAACGCAAAAGGGAAACATCAACCTCGCCTAACGCAATAGAGCACCCTCACAAACAACAACTGTCAACAAAAACAGCTCGGTTAAATGCATTCGACATAATGAGGAATAGAAGTAATTCCTTACCTTCTGCCAATGTGCCAACCGTTCAGAATCTATAGGATATTGCCATCAGCCACcggaacaaaacattaaacagacGAGAACTAAtagataaaagaaacaaaacattcCCCAATCCGACTTGTCATCGTGGGGAATCAGACTACAACCCTCCACCAAATAGAGAAATAGATCATGGTATGAAACAAACACTCAAAATCTgcaattataatgtaaaatcgCTGGGATCAATAGAACGATTCCTTGAATTGACTAATgctctaaaaaatattaactggGACATTATAGGCCTTGCAGAAGTCCGAAAAATGGGATGTAAGATAGAAGAGCACAGCGACCTTATATTTTGCTATATTGGCGAAACTAAAGGACTATATGGAGTGGGATTCCTTATcaagaaaatgtataaaaataacatcatcaACTTTATAGGAATCTCTGAAAGAGTAGCACTTCTACAAATGAAGTTTGATTGCTTCTCTTTTTCAATAATCCAAGCATATGCACCGACAGAGAGATCAACAGAAgaagaaattgaaaatttttacaaaGACATTGAATTTGCTCACACAAAGACAGAAGGGAAGGTCATTGTCATGGGAGATTTCAACGCGAAAATAGGATGTCCAAAAACAAACTACTATCCAGTAATGGGAAAATTTGGTTACGGAGTGCGGAATGATAGAGGGGAACGGCTCTTAATTTATGCTCATCAATACAAACTATCCATAATGAACTCATTTTTCAAAAAGAAAGCAAGCTCTAGATGGACATGGTTATCACCCGAccacaaaactaaaaatgaaatagattttattatgataaccCACAACAaacttataactaatattgaGGTACTTAACAAAGTTGAATTCTCTTCCGATCATAGATTAGTGAGAGCAACATTACTTTTGAGTAGTCCAGTAAAGAGCAGAAAAACCTATACAACACCAGCTAATATCCCCAAGacagaaacagaaataaagTGCTACATCGGAAatctacaaaaacatacagaaaatataaaaacagacAGCATTGATATCCAAACATACTACAATATCCTGGAAAAAGGCATAACAGAGAgcttaaaatacaaaaccaatATGTATCCCCACCAACACAATATCTTCTCAAAAGACACAATGGAACTTTTAAAAAGGCGCACGGAACTACTACACACAAAGAACAAAACTAAAGATATGAAAACAGAACTAAGCAGAATATACAAAGAGACTAATAGATCAATCCGTAAGGACTACAACAACCACAGATACGAGATTATTACAAggaacattaaacattttagaaGTGCCAAAAAAGCATACAAAGAACTAACTACACACAAGTCCTGGATTCAAAAACTTGAAAATAACtcactaaaaacaaaatccagAAAAGATGTAATAAATCACGCTACTAACTTctacaaaaacttatatagtaaacaaaataaccCCGAAATCATATCGCAAACAACCCATACGAACACGACAGATCACATCAGACAAATTGAATACTCCGAAGTTTATGATCATATGAAAAAGCTGAAAGCCGAGAAGAGTCCCGGACCAGACGGAATATGCAATGAGGCACTTAAAATAGGAGCACCCATTTTAACATATCATTTTACTTGATTGTTCAATAAGATACTAGATGAAGAAAAGGTACCAAAACAGTGGTGTACATCGGATATAATCCTTCTCTTCAAGAAAGGAAATCCCTTAGATATAGGGAATTACAGGCCCATAAGTCTGCTGGCaagtatttataaactattttcatccatAATCTTAAAGAGAATATCTGACGATATTGATAAGCAGCAACCAAAAGAACAGGCAGGATTCAGATCAAGCTTCAGCACAATGGACCACATACAGACATTAGAACAAgtcatagaaaaatacagagaATACAATAGACCTCTGTATGTGGCGTTCATTGACTATAGCAAAGCTTTTGATAGCATTAGTCACTGTGCAATCTGGAACGctttacaatattcaaatatcaACCAGAAATACAtcaatgttttgaaatatatctatacaaaAAGCACGAGCAGAGTTAAACTAGAAACTAGAGGTGACGAAATAAACATAGAACGCGGAGTTAGACAAGGTGATCCTCTTTCCCCGAAGCTGTTTATAGCAGTCCTTGAAACTATCTTCCAAAAACTAGACTGGAAGAACAGCGGAGTGTACATAAACGGACAATACTTAAACAATCTGAGGTTCGCAGATGATATTGCTGTTATTGCTGAGACTGCAAAAGACTTAAACGAAATGATGAGATCACTGGACTGCGAAAGTTCCAAAATCGGCCTTGAaatgaatgtaaataaaacgaaGATACTAACGAACAATCGGGAGCGCCAGATAGTGATAAAAggtaataatatagaatacgTCAGGCAATACATATACTTGGGCAAACAAATTTCCTTCAAAACTTCAAATAACGAAGAAGAAGTGACAAGGAGAATCAACACAACTTGGAAGAAATTCTGGGCATTAAaagaaatcttaaaaggcAATTACAGCTCACACATGAAAAGGACAATATTTGATACATGCCTGTTACCTTGCTTGCTGTATGGCTGCCAAACTTGGacctttacaaataaaataaaacaaaaaattaaaagtaaccaAACAGCAATGGAAAGGAGTATGCTGAAAATTAGGAGAATACACAAAATTAGTAGCGAAGAAATTCGTCAAAAAACCAAATTAACTGATGCTCTCAGGCACGCACTCTTACTCAAATGGAGATGGGCTGGACACATCTCACGATACCGAGACAGAAGATGGACCATTGAAACCACACGATGGAAAGGACCCATGGGGAAGAGAAATGTTGGTCGACAATTAAGACGGTGGGCTGATGATATAACACACGTCGCAGGAAACGACTGGATACAAATAGGCAGAGACAGGGAGTCATGGAAAAggatggaggaggcctttacccaacAGGGATTCAAACcttgtacataaataataatactaacggtaattataagtaaccattttaaatttaagcaatTAAGTACTAACAACATTGTAAAACATAAGCAAGTTTTGGAATaaatggctttattattattattattattaatgccaatgatttattaaaattctgtttttttatcGGAAGAACACAAGATCATGTTTACAAGACATTCATGGTAATAGGAATTTACGATTtcaaattaatgatttattgcccggtcattttagacaattgaaataaagaaaattccgacaaagccaaatcttcgtagagaccttagatttaccacaaggaataaagtgtcaaaagtccccatcagtcccatgtgagcttagggacttattcggggtccaatgtcaaaattttaggttttttggatttttctcgaaaacggtaagttttatcgaaaagtacctcagagcaaagttgtagatcttaaataaaaatggtctctatgattttttctctaagacCCACTATTTCCCAGATATTGCGCTTGTAAGAATCACGTTCTACATAATATGCACACATTTCCTCACCACCTGTGAGGTAGTGTACTCGGCgcgttttttttaacgtgGTATCCCCGGTTGGCCTATTCCACGAACCTTTCTGACGTTATTTTCaggaacaataattatttaatagtatgaaGATTATTGATATGGGTTACTGAGTTTAACTGTcgttcaaacttttttttattactttaatctgACTCATACTCTTCATATTATTCAACTTCAACAATCATGTTTTCTTCAATTTCTTTTAGTTCTTCTTCTTCTCCTTCCTGTTGATAAGCGCTTAGAAATTGTTCAAATGAAGATGAATCAGTTGTCTCTTCATCAAAATCACATGAATCTTCctctcttttatttaattgaatatttgaGCAAGAGACACCTTGGCAATTGGT from Pieris napi chromosome 3, ilPieNapi1.2, whole genome shotgun sequence includes these protein-coding regions:
- the LOC125063359 gene encoding uncharacterized protein LOC125063359, with protein sequence MFIVFFIIILIQINYKSTTAAVYNYGYQGEPNYNVPTKSNMNTATLPSKILFEVSKLRVNSNLKDLKANIFDKMLSDEMLSIKQQIFERNSTPSTVQISSKRYVPTPILELQQRWPIDRIQSNKEKKLDFEKHMKRIDEIADTEESNEQEVSKCKSNCTSERVLELRSLSDKLHKIDIPTKYPRLSKQCTCTNGAEHSHTSVHKHTKHTLGFKKPEEQNSRNPNECTRSTSTVPPITYPFYITYSPYFVGTVADYTNFYYHPDAISDLKIPKHHKNRKHKKPASEEIDNSLENDRDYVYDEYDEYTKSTRRHRDKTKPDDNFNIIVHPTNEPDSLNNREKFQVVDKDKFVEEIVEDLKMYYNEAVIKDCYCSSTTFKIGLQIIIFVYLLQFLI